GCGCTTGACAAGCCACGAACAGCCAAAACATCAATTATTACTGAATAAAGATATATCATTACTGATTTTGCGGACACTCAATTTTTTAGCATTTGGATACCCATCTACATAAGACTATTAAAAGAAACACCGTTGATGACCAGTGCATTACCTGGTAGGCCAGAGTCTTGAGTAGCAGGGGAGTGGAGATACGGATGGCGACCACGCGCCAGATCCGCTCCTTCAGGAAGTTAACGGAGAAGAGGTCAAACGCCATGTCCATGTCCTCCGCACTGATGTAGTATGTCTGTGAGCAGAGAGAACGTGTGCAACTTAACTGAATGCGTCTATAAGTAATTAGTCCAGTGGCGTACCGAGAATTCACTTCGTGTTGTAATAAGagtatacgaggggcgtgcaataagtaatgatcctgacccacttccagttgtctgatctaaatgaaattttgtatgtgtaataattcatatctctatgggttatgttgcaaaagacagctctgaactaattgtggtttctgatttactggtgtttgaacttagtcaggtgcgaaatggaccaggtgtgaaatggaaccagttgagtgtcgcgcagtgatccggtttttgaatttgaaaggacgcacaccaaagaagacttttgatgaaataaatgaaacttatggtgatgatgccccatcatatgaccttgtaaaacgctggcatcctgaattcaaacgtggctggaagtctgtggaaacagctcccagacctggtcgtccctcttgtgccattgatgaggcatcagttggaggaccaacctggggtgtcctacaaaatcggtgtccagagctgcatcaaacgatgggagaaatgcataactctgggtgattcctatgaagagaaagactaataactgtgccaagtttcattaatctcctgctatgggaaatgggtcaggaccattactaattgcacgcccctcgtatatgtacatgttcagCGTACTGTAGATATGCCTATTAATTCTTGTCAAAAGTTGTACAATGCCTAATCCAGTCTTAGGCTTGATATACTAAGAATTGTACCCTTTTGCACTGATATGTAAGTCCGGTGAAAGATAAAAGAAATTGCAGGGATTCGAAGTCTCCCTAGCTACTGTTTGAAGCCATCACAGAACCAAGATATTTAAAATCTTGTCCTCCTTTTGATAGGTTCGGCATAAACCTGAAGCAACTGGCCCTGTCAGCGTTGTAGCATATATAGAAGCACTTATGTAGTCAGTTCTAAGTACACAAATGACAATTTCTACCTCGGCAGATACGACATCACTATGCTATTAGTCCAGTTCATTGGCGTACTTAGCTGGCGTTCACTGTGCTATTGTCACCATCACTATGCTATGACAACTGATTCAGCAAAGGCAAAAGTGGAAGGTAAATCCATTTAAATAGCTATTTCCGACCAACCGACCTGAATAGACGTCTCACACGACACGCTGGTTGATCGCGGCTGCTTGTTGAGGATGCCCATCTCCCCGATGATGTTTCCCGACGTCAGGTAGTCCTCGTACACCTCCAGGTCATCGTCCATGCTGTGCTGCGTCTCGTAGTCCGTGTACTTCACTCCCGCACCGCGCAGCTGCAACACAACCGCAAGGGGGAAACAGAGCAGGTTTCATAGAATGTAAATAAATATTTCACGTGTTACCGAATTGTTGTAGATGATGATTGATCAATAATATAAATGGTCTTTAATACCATGTTCTTGCCCAGATAGGCTAAACGAAGCATTTATACTATCACATCAAGAATTTGTAGTTAAAATTCTGAAAAATCAGACACTTACCTCAATTGGTCACTATAACCATCGTTACAAAACAGGTAAACACATTTAGTGATGTTGCCGCTAAATCTATCGTGTACATTATCTCAGTATCCGGCTGGTCCTTCTGAATCTGGGTCTTAAGAACTGTCCAGTAAAACTATAAAAGGGTTCAACTTGATGTGTAAAGATGATCTCACCTTAACCATACCCGAGACGATGAGGAAGAGACCTTGAGGCAGTTCACTTTGTTTGCAAAGAGTTGAACCGAAGTCGTGGAACAGCAGCTTTGCCCGGGCCTAGGAGAAGGTGCGGCATTTACAAAAACATTAACCGAGATTCCTCTACAACCTTGATGTCTTTAGAATGTTACATCTGATGGACACAATTTGTTGCTGATACACTTTCGCTTCATAGAATGTGAATTCAGGTAAACACGACTGTAAACTCCTATACGTATAAGTTGAAACTACATATACCAAATTCTATTTATCTAATCACCGTTTAACTTAAAAGCCTCTAGATTAACCTTAAATTTGTACTTTTATCCGATGACCTCGTTGTACTTCTGAATGCTTTGTCATTCTATAATATTGATCGTAATTCATTGTCGTCAAAGtcgtctatctatctatttatctttaTAGTGAGGGTCAATAACTCCAATTCTATCCCATGGATCGTGGACCTATATACCTTCATGAACTCCGTGAGTTCGGTGTTTCCTTCCAGCCAGGAGATGTGCCGCAGGAGCTGCTCCGGGTTGGGCGGAGGGATGGAGGGCGGTGCCCGCGCTAGCTGCTTCATCTTGATCTCGACAACCTGAAATCATCCATTCTTTACCAAAATGCACTAAGATTGGTCTGTCTTTCGTTAAGGAATAATCTTTTGTTTCTGCCTTTGAATCTTTCATTATCTATCATGCTGAAGACAGTTGCTATATACAAGTACATAGGGATATCTATACAAATGCAATGACCATGCCCAAGACAATCTATTTGTCAAAAACATGTCACAAGCTGTTTCAAACGCACTAAACATTTCTGAGATACAGTGTAGCTATGAATGAAGAGGTGTAGGACCTACCATCTCCAGTTTCTTCGCCTCCGTCTCGTCCAGAAGGCCCCCACCCTGCATCTCCCTGATGGTGTCCCGGGAGTGGTTCAGGACGGCGCGGATGGACTGGCGGGTCTTCACGGACACGGCAATGCCGGGGTGGTCGCGCTGCAGCAGACCTGGTAGTAGAGGACACAGGGTATCTATGTTTAGCCTcattcaccggcctctctgggggcattggcggAAGTTCTTGGTAGAAGGGGGCAGTGGATTTTTAGGTCGATTCGCGGTTTTTAAATGAGAATACGCCTGGAAGGAAATCTAAAATATGCCGCGAAAGCAAAAATGccggaaaggaatatatgccgggaagcttgtactcgcCCCAGCAGGGCCGGTGAAGATGGCTAATTTATGTCCGTGAccgtgttttttgtgtgtgtgtaagcatTCTGGCCTGACATACTTACCTTTCCCTTGTTTTATCAGGAAGTATACTGGCATGTTTCAACAGCAAGGATCACTCAGAACCATCACATTTTCCTGTATTCTTGGAACAGCACATTTTTTGGATTCATTGTTCATAGAAAGCACTGTCTTTTGAGAAGCCCAGTATTAGGCACTAAGTGAAGTTGTATCCTCGGGGGCGCttgtaaactttttttgtaaTAAAGTCTATCTCAAATTTTCTGGACTAACCTAGCTCACGAATGACAGCTCTCCGGCTGATGTCAGACTTCTGTCGCAGGTCACGTGCTATGGACCTGTTGTCGATAATGGTCGGGATCAGCTTCATGACCTCCTCCTCACCAACCACGAACCCTTTGCCCACGTCATACCCAAAGCTCAGCTGCTTGTTGATGAGGTTGTCGATGACGTTGATCATCCGGGGAATCGCTGCCTGTAAGTGAGGAGGATCGTATCCTTATAGTTCTTACGCAATATAGAAGTTCTTACGCAATATGGAAGTTCTTACGCAATATGGAAGTTCTTACGCAATATGGAAGTTCTTACGCAATATTGATAAGCACTTTGTCTTTCCTGCTAACTGACTTTGTTTGGGTCGTACGTTTGTCATGATCAGAGTAAGAATAACAACAGAGATGATCGCATTATTGAGCATTCTACATATCGAAGTTCATAGGCAATTAAAAGCATTGAGGACTCTTCTTAGTGTTGTTCCAGAGGAGTAAATAGTTTCCTTAGCAACAGTTGAAACACGCCAGTAAATTTCAGGGGTCAGAAAATGAACACCCCTGTCACCCACCCCTTTGACTTCTTTGAGACAGGTATTACGCAAGCTATGCTGTTAGTTTGTCGACATTCCCAAAGAGCCCTAGAACCAGAAACTGATTTTATATAGGATGGACTACGTTTTGTCATTTCCTATGTCTCCTTTGAGAATCTACTTCTAAACTTCTAAGTGTCTGTGACGTAATAGTTTGACCAACCTTAGACAGTCTGAGCATCCTCATAGCTCTGAGGAGACGGAATATCTTGGCGATGCGGAAGATGGCGGGGTTGAAGTCCACGTTCCCGAAGATGTTGTCCAGAACAATGTCGATGATAGACACCGCGATGATGAACAGGTCGAACTGGTTCCAGTGAGAGAAGAAGTAGTGCTTCCGCAGAGCTATGATCTGGAGGAGACGTTTGAcggaaatatgaaatatgttcATCAGCAGTTTACCGCAATCCTGGGGTTAATTCTTCTATTGTCATCGTTATTTCCCCCAAAGACGAATAAAGCCGCAGGTCTTTTTGAAGGCTTGTGTGAGAGAGGCTACAAAATTTCTGACCAAAAACCGTACATTTGAAAATGGCAGATCCCTGGTTTTCGCTCATGGTGGAAGGCAACGAGGGGCGACGTTTTTAAAAGCGTATTCACTCTATTCAAAGTGAAGAAGCGTTACGCACCTTtaacacagcctccaagatgtAGATGACGAAGAAGACGTAGTTGGTAATTCTTAAGTAGAATTGGTACTCTGGAAACTGCGGATCTGATTCCTGTGGAAGATTGTGTCATTTCTTAAACCAACGACAGCAGGCTTAATATAGTAAAACTGACGCAAACAAACTAAACCGAACTATTTCCTCATTTCTTCTCAAACTCGACGATATCAGCGGTGTCTATATACTATACAGTTAGTGGATGTAGCACGACATTGTTATTATCATCACGAATACTGATGCAATATGACATAGTTTGTTCAATAGTTTGACTACAATTGAATATACGTTTCCATGCTGTATGAGTCCTTTCTTACTTAAGTTTATCAAGCTAATGTTGATACAGACAGCTTCTAACTGGCATTGATAATTTACACGTTTTAAGAGTTATATCATAGCAAGAGTGATGTTTGATACCTCTATGGTGAACTCAATGATGATGGGGATGAGGTTGAGGATGATGAGGACGTTGATGGACCATTCAAACGCAGGGTGACCGACGATGATGAAGACAGTTCGCAGAAACTTATGTTCCGGCATGGGCAGCTGGTCCTTCTGCTTGTCTGTCACCAAATCTTCTAGTTTATTTCTCTGTGGATGGATTGAAGATGCCCCAGAGGTAACTTCATCTTAAACGCTTAGCCTACAACTTGAGCCcacaaaaatacatatcaaCCTGTTAATATCATAACCTTTAAAATCCTGTCTGATGCTCGAGGTAAAGGGTCAATATTTCTAGCATGTAATATGGATCAATTGTCACTTCCATCTTTATGCAGCAGACGACATgaactctgtacaaagtttcCCTACTTCCTTGCTGAGTTTCTTGACCTTCTCAAAATGGCTGCACCACAATTCCAATAAAGAACTGCTAGGTATAAGAAGAGCACACTACCTTTAGCAAATATTGTAAGGTTTTTAATGCTTAGATTATGTATATTTAGTGCTGTTTATTCTTAAATTATAAAGCttactgcaattcagccgaagTGAGCTACCcctgtatgtatttgtatgtcgCTCAATGACGTAGTAAACCATACATCTATTCCTTCTCctagacctacatgtaccaacatacACCGCCTGCACCGTTAGACTCACCAGCCTTGGCAGCAGGCCCTTGATTTTCCAGTGCTTCTTTATTTCTTCGATGTCCACAAACTCGCCCACGCTGTCCGCGGCTGACTCCGTGGCCTGGACCAACACGCGGACTGCCTCCCGGTTCAGCATGCCGTGCTCAAACTGCTTCCAGTAGCTTACCTGGAGTACAGCAGCAATCATCGTGAAGCTGGCTATCATTGTCAATGTATGTATCACTAAGCAGCGTAACCGTCTGACTCTTTTTCTGATAAAAATAGGTTATAAGTGCAATAACGAATCGATTAAACCCTTGTCAGTTTTTAATTAGTTATCACTGGTGTATGTTTCTACGAACCCGTGACTTACTGTAACATAGCAGAATCCTCCAAAGAAATTCGCAGTAATTGCAACTGCCTCTGACTTTCGCTCACACGTTTCTCTACCAGTAGCCAATTAGAGCTTAGGTTAGCTGTTAAGGTTAATACGagcatttgaaaatattacctttctagttgtttACAGTATTATGTACTTTCCtgttcaaagaaacaaacaaacaatctgtaaaacataaacattacCAACCTTCTGAGCCTTGAGTGTACGCAGTCTCGCCTCCTCCGCCATGTCCTGATACTCCCTCGGTGACGGCTCGTTCGGCACCATGGACTTACAGTCCTGGCACTGACTCATCCTTTGGAACGGGACAAACTCCTCCGCGTTCACCTGAGTGTGTAGACATCAGTCTGGTGTGTAAATCTTCAAGAACTGGCTAGTACTGCCATGATATGAGAGTTTGTCGCAGACAAAACCTTCCAACTGATCTTCGGAAGCTAAAAATCGGCCATCAACTCTTGAAAAATGGAATTAGAAATGCTCAGTGTACTCCATGAGCAATACAATGACATGGTTGTACCTACAACAAGAACGTAATTGAGACGTTTCCTGACAAGTTTTTTGGGGCAAAACTATCGAATGCTTACTGAATGAATTTCGCACACTGACCGCGGCCATTTGATCAAATGCGATCAACTTTTATAAAATGTCATTGCTTTACTCTTAGCCTCCGACTTATTTGACCACATTGATGTCCCATTTTGACGGTTTGATGTTAATAAAGAAGAAATGACTTCCCGCTACAAACTGATATATGCTTTTGCTTTGCGAGCAGATGAATTGTGCAAGACAATTGGATAGTACCTGACAATGTCTTATTCTAGCAAAGCACAGCGAAACTTGGTACTGTAGCTGCCACAGGCAAGTGTCAATAGCAGCTGCGCATTTTGTTGGGAGCGGTTGTTCCAGTATATCCTGAAACACAGGCACAGACCCATTGTTCACTCTTCGAGCAGAAATGACATCAACATTTGTCGCCCCGTCTTTCTGTCTTGATATGTAACAAATCTTGATGTCACCTATCTAGAAAAGTTTCAAATGAGTCCATGCCTACGTTTCAAGGAGTCTGTGGGTTTACGAGATATAAGAAGACACCACGACTATTGACACCATGCCTAGTATGAGTATTGCCTTAACAACTACCGAATAACCAATTTTTTCCAACCGGTGGTTTCATCAAGATTTGCTCCATTTCTTTGACAGGCcaacaagttttacatgtatctcaaGATTATGGAACAAAGGTCATTAGCACTCATCGCGTTATGAATTGCACATGATGGTGAAAAATTTGTGGCCTCGATTCAATCACAAGGGTATTTTTACGAGTTGTCTTGGATAATAGATGTGTGGATATATATACCATCCATTCATTTAAAGTTGACTGTTAACTGGGCTGATTTATGGGCTCCAACACGTCTAAAATGTGTTATACATTCAGCTTTCATATCCATGTTTATTGTGAAAAATATAGGTATCGAAATCAACAGCAATGAAATTACGTACTTCTTCGTCCTTGGTCTTGTAAGGATCCTGAATCTCACAAGCCTTTTCCACCAGGGTCCACTCGGCGTCGGCCAGGAAGCGGTCCCCCTTCAGCACCTGGAAGGACCTGTTCTGGGCGTCCTTCACCCGCCGGACGGCGCTGTACATCGTCATGCGCTTCGGTGCCGAGATGTCGCTCATGCCTGCACAAAAAAAGTTGTTGTGTCATTGCAAAACACAATCTGATTGTCTATGCCATTCGGGTACGGCGTTTGGAAGACACGTCGGGATTCTGTGACACATGTAAGTTTTGATAGATTTGTGGTCAGATCAAGCTTCTTTGATTAGTTGAGGTACCAAGCGACTGCAATTTTCTGCGATGACATATTGCTTGACTAATTTCTTAACGTCGATGAAGGATCTGAGTAATGTGGTGAATCAGTAACTAGAGCATAGGATAGTGCATGCCATCTGAAGTTTCTAACCGTCTACAAAATTTATCCAGCTGCCCGTGTAAAAATGTTATTGTGTAAAATGACTTTTTTCATGCCGTAAAATATCAAGTAAAGTGTTACACTTACATCCGGATACAATCATTACGCCGGCTCTGTAAGACGCGTTTTAGGTTCAGAACTCACCCAGTAACCTCAGCAGCGCCTTGATGGTGGTGGCGTTGATGAACAGGGTCAGGAACACGATGCCGGCGATGTGGATGAGGATTTTGTTGGCCACCTGCATCTTCCAGTCTTCAGAGCTTCCCTTCGTCATCTCCTGCTGCATGACGAGCAGCGCCATGGCCAGCCCCACGGCCCCCCGCAGCCCGGACCAGGCCGTCACCACGCCGTACCGCCACGACAGGCCGTAACCCACCCGCGACGTGGCCGGCGACAGGATGATTATAACTATCAGTCTGGCAGGGAGGCAACAAATACAAGCATCAGAATCAGCTGTGTTGTACAACTCTTTATGTCATAcgtgggccgcgataacgttcgatacaggtgttctgggccgtgtgataaaaagccgtatcacacaggcttcgaagttttatcacacaggcttccatcgaatatttCGAAGAGtcaaaaattcgaatacctgatttttATTTTGGAACATTGCTGTAGTGACAGTGTTTGTTCGAGGGCacaaaattttctcaacttctggcgcatttcgcgtgttttctcaggtgggcatgacatagataaaatacaacacggtgtatttcgcatcaccctcggtcccagccctcccgcgggtcggatcactcTCCGGCCTTTGGGCCATCCAatccgcggtcgggctggtacctgggctgatacggaatacaccgtgttgtattctatatttactgACAAAATGTGATTCATTTTGTCTCACTGCTTTGAAATTGAAAGTTTGTATTCTATCTAATTTGAATCCAACACAAATACACCTTGAGGTTAAAGATAGACAATAGGCCGTATCTGTACAGTAACTATTCGTACATATTTAGAAATTATACATGACTCTTCCGTTGCGTTTGAAGGAGCATTTAAACTGTCAGAGGATGTTACAATTTCGACGTACATATAAAATGTCTTCTATGACGCAAACAGTTTGTTGGTCTCCTCAAAGATGACTTCGacagagtacatgtacaggtaaaaaaaaacagccagcaGTATAGCCCTGTACCTGATGACGTTAATGCCGAAGTACAGAGTGATGATGTAGAACCAGTCGCCCCCTTCTATCATGTGGATGGACTTCTCCATGATCATCACCCCAACCAGGATGAAGATGACAGTGTTCGCCAGGTACGCCATCATCTCCCAAAACCTGAACGGGCAGCAGAACAACACAATTTGCTCCAAATTTATTACCAACACAATGGAAGTAAGAGAGGACAATTTCTCAATATAATTATTCACCTGCTATAACTGACATCCCTGCGGATGATTTCAAGACTATTGATCCCAATACTGTGATTACATTTATTAAAGAACTTGAAAAATTCAGCCTTCTTGAGTTTTGATGCCTATGTAATGTACTGACTGTAATGTAAAGTTTTGCGATGAATGTAAAGTTTTGCGATCGAAAATTTGATAGATTACCTGTGTAGAAAAGACTCTACCTCCGGGCTGATACTGGTTCTCTCCATGGTCAGTCCCAGGATAACAACTGCTAGTACACCTGACACACCTAACACCTGCACAGGTGAACACACATGCAGGTTGTACACGGTCATAAGGCACACCCTAGTAATTTCTATAGTACAACTTTTGATGTACTGGTGTATTGCTAGTCTcatagactgactgactaaTTCTATGTGTAGTTACGTGGTCATCTGTTAGTGCCCAATCGAAAATCTACCATCATAACATTGGTACTTGTACTTGGATAGCATGGCGGGCCACACAGCAAAGGGTTTTTATGGGCCGACGTACTCTTCAAGTTCATTCAGCGAGTATGTGCAGAGACAGCTGTGTGTCACTTAATATAATAGGTTCAGACGCAGTTTCCAATCAGCATTGTATTAGAAATTACTTATCGGAAACAAAGATACCATTACTGTTAAAGATTGATAACGTACTTCAAATGCCATACAGGTTTGAAATCATGCCATTTGTAATCAACTAACTAGTAACACAATATATTTAATGAGTGCGGTGATGCAAACCCAGCTATTGGTGTATAGATATTGTGTGTATCAACATTTatttccaccaacctctgctacGTAGAACGTGATGTACGTTGACGCCAGAGTGATGGTGATTTCTGTCAGCGCGTCGTTGAAGATGTTAGCCAGCCAGAAGGACGTCAACTTGGACATGACGAAACCAAACGCTGGTCCACCGAGCATGACTTTGACAATGAAAATGACAAAGTCCGCAGCTGGGGggtgaaaatttaaaaaaaaggtttggacCACATTATTAACATTCATTACGAACATACAAAACAATTGAACGGTTGTCTTattttttcaatgttacttTTATCCCATATCGGTTGCTTTTAAAAGCAGGGTgctaggaatatcaagtcgacggacggtgatttcaaactacaatatgttgaaaaaaaaagttgtaatttgaaacctttgtccgtcaacttgatatcaatgaattgtttttaaaagcaatggatatagattacccctcAGAAAAAGGttaaactagcgttacctcgTTCGTCCATGTTCAAATATCTGCCACCATATCAATCATGTACTAACCTGCCCACTCCACTCCTGTCGCCAGGTTGAGAAACATGGTGAAGATGACGATACCGCAGCCGTCGTTCAACAGAGACTCGCCCTCTATCACTGTACCCAGCTGCTTAGACGCGCCTGCAATATAGACAGATTCGAATAAGCGAAATAAAGgatagatcaaggaggttacagGGAAATATTCACCTTAATAAAGGTTCTATGGACTATCCGAGGTCCATCGTTATGCAAATATTCAACATCTAAATAGGCGAAACTGAAATAGAAAGCAAAAAATATTGGAAATCGATCACAGCTACAACATGCGAGAGagctgtacctgtacctagaCCTAGTTCCTTCAACAGTGTCACCATAGCTACATGCCTACAACAAGCGGGGTGCTGCAAATGATTACTCCTTCAAAAGTcttactacaactacaacttgCCGGCGGGAGGGTTGTACCAGCCCAGTTCCTTCAACAGTGTCACCACAGATACAACAAAGAGGAGAGCTGTGACTACCTAGTCCCTTCAAAAGTGTCACAACCGCTACAGCAAACGAGAGAGCTGCAAGAGCTGTACCCACTAAGTGTCTAGCTTCAACCTTGCCACCCCAGCTACAACAAGCAGGAGAAGGCTGTACCAACCTAGTTCCTTCAACAGCGCCACCACAGCTACGGGGTCCGTGGCGCTACAGATGGACCCGAACATCATTCCCACGTACCAGTTCCAGCCGTAGTTAAACGTGTACATGGACAGGATTCCCGTCAGGAGCGAGGCTAACAGTAGCCCCGGCAGGGCCATGATTAGGATCTGGGAACAGGGTGACAGCCATGTTAAGTaagcactgtaaatgcataactttttgcggtggttttaatttcgcggttttcgcgctgccaattcaccgcgaaattaaacccccctgcgaacatttttccatggaaaTAAGAGACGACAGTGCATAAtaggtgctaccgcgaacttaaaaccaccgcgaacagtcctttttcccgctaccgcgaaattaaaattcccgcgaacttaaatgcatttactgacagtatTAGATGATATGATATCATGACAGAGATTGAGATTTGATAGAATTTCCGATTCTACCTCTAAACCCtcttgtgtgtctttgtgtctaTTGCCATCATAAGCAGACATGAACCCAACAACTGACCTGATATATTGACTTCCAGAACATGTGCGTGTCCATGGCGAAGGCGGACTCGAAGATGAGCACGGGCAGGAAGACATGGAAGAGCAAGTGCGGGTTCATGTGGACGATGGCGGTGTAGTGTGCGAAGTCGGGCGAGCGGGCGGACGCCAGGCCCAGCAGGATCCCCAGCACCAGCAGAACTACCGTGTACGGCAAGTCTCCGGGCACGATCTTCAACAGGGTGCGGACCAGTGCTGGCAGGAATAGAGTAGAGTTTGGTATAGTGCACCTTTCTCACGAAAACGTAGGTCTAGTTTCTTTCTCATTTGACAAAATTCATCATTGACACAAAGCTATTAAGCAGACACGTTTATCAGCCTGCAGA
The sequence above is drawn from the Branchiostoma floridae strain S238N-H82 chromosome 4, Bfl_VNyyK, whole genome shotgun sequence genome and encodes:
- the LOC118413478 gene encoding sodium/hydrogen exchanger 10-like isoform X2, translated to MEFPLLEALGAGNASNSTNGTDSHGGGGGHGDGDIHAHSGHHEQPYIILFLFASFALGALVRTLLKIVPGDLPYTVVLLVLGILLGLASARSPDFAHYTAIVHMNPHLLFHVFLPVLIFESAFAMDTHMFWKSIYQILIMALPGLLLASLLTGILSMYTFNYGWNWYVGMMFGSICSATDPVAVVALLKELGASKQLGTVIEGESLLNDGCGIVIFTMFLNLATGVEWAAADFVIFIVKVMLGGPAFGFVMSKLTSFWLANIFNDALTEITITLASTYITFYVAEVLGVSGVLAVVILGLTMERTSISPEVESFLHRFWEMMAYLANTVIFILVGVMIMEKSIHMIEGGDWFYIITLYFGINVIRLIVIIILSPATSRVGYGLSWRYGVVTAWSGLRGAVGLAMALLVMQQEMTKGSSEDWKMQVANKILIHIAGIVFLTLFINATTIKALLRLLGMSDISAPKRMTMYSAVRRVKDAQNRSFQVLKGDRFLADAEWTLVEKACEIQDPYKTKDEEVNAEEFVPFQRMSQCQDCKSMVPNEPSPREYQDMAEEARLRTLKAQKVSYWKQFEHGMLNREAVRVLVQATESAADSVGEFVDIEEIKKHWKIKGLLPRLRNKLEDLVTDKQKDQLPMPEHKFLRTVFIIVGHPAFEWSINVLIILNLIPIIIEFTIEESDPQFPEYQFYLRITNYVFFVIYILEAVLKIIALRKHYFFSHWNQFDLFIIAVSIIDIVLDNIFGNVDFNPAIFRIAKIFRLLRAMRMLRLSKAAIPRMINVIDNLINKQLSFGYDVGKGFVVGEEEVMKLIPTIIDNRSIARDLRQKSDISRRAVIRELGLLQRDHPGIAVSVKTRQSIRAVLNHSRDTIREMQGGGLLDETEAKKLEMVVEIKMKQLARAPPSIPPPNPEQLLRHISWLEGNTELTEFMKARAKLLFHDFGSTLCKQSELPQGLFLIVSGMVKLRGAGVKYTDYETQHSMDDDLEVYEDYLTSGNIIGEMGILNKQPRSTSVSCETSIQTYYISAEDMDMAFDLFSVNFLKERIWRVVAIRISTPLLLKTLAYQGWTHDKVRLRLETGYMPTNLVDRRSFEIDQTMDDVILVQGHALSPHTAEEFVAPCIIPRTIHKLTFSTDSMEEGVLPPQLLVVPNKEVIIEEDTKRRNSLYGGIGPSTTSLCLQHAAQRRSSHNLLAKKSSSSIFRRPKSGKAKSVSIALPSLETASDGTTRRRTDLQPITDPVSNTSTTSASGSLKPVVLPNQVVSREGAWSVQSADFGSEKAWEGNKFQF
- the LOC118413478 gene encoding sodium/hydrogen exchanger 10-like isoform X3 — encoded protein: MEFPLLEALGAGNASNSTNGTDSHGGGGGHGDGDIHAHSGHHEQPYIILFLFASFALGALVRTLLKIVPGDLPYTVVLLVLGILLGLASARSPDFAHYTAIVHMNPHLLFHVFLPVLIFESAFAMDTHMFWKSIYQILIMALPGLLLASLLTGILSMYTFNYGWNWYVGMMFGSICSATDPVAVVALLKELGASKQLGTVIEGESLLNDGCGIVIFTMFLNLATGVEWAAADFVIFIVKVMLGGPAFGFVMSKLTSFWLANIFNDALTEITITLASTYITFYVAEVLGVSGVLAVVILGLTMERTSISPEVESFLHRFWEMMAYLANTVIFILVGVMIMEKSIHMIEGGDWFYIITLYFGINVIRLIVIIILSPATSRVGYGLSWRYGVVTAWSGLRGAVGLAMALLVMQQEMTKGSSEDWKMQVANKILIHIAGIVFLTLFINATTIKALLRLLGMSDISAPKRMTMYSAVRRVKDAQNRSFQVLKGDRFLADAEWTLVEKACEIQDPYKTKDEEDILEQPLPTKCAAAIDTCLWQLQYQVSLCFARIRHCQVNAEEFVPFQRMSQCQDCKSMVPNEPSPREYQDMAEEARLRTLKAQKVSYWKQFEHGMLNREAVRVLVQATESAADSVGEFVDIEEIKKHWKIKGLLPRLRNKLEDLVTDKQKDQLPMPEHKFLRTVFIIVGHPAFEWSINVLIILNLIPIIIEFTIEESDPQFPEYQFYLRITNYVFFVIYILEAVLKIIALRKHYFFSHWNQFDLFIIAVSIIDIVLDNIFGNVDFNPAIFRIAKIFRLLRAMRMLRLSKAAIPRMINVIDNLINKQLSFGYDVGKGFVVGEEEVMKLIPTIIDNRSIARDLRQKSDISRRAVIRELGLLQRDHPGIAVSVKTRQSIRAVLNHSRDTIREMQGGGLLDETEAKKLEMVVEIKMKQLARAPPSIPPPNPEQLLRHISWLEGNTELTEFMKARAKLLFHDFGSTLCKQSELPQGLFLIVSGMVKLRGAGVKYTDYETQHSMDDDLEVYEDYLTSGNIIGEMGILNKQPRSTSVSCETSIQTYYISAEDMDMAFDLFSVNFLKERIWRVVAIRISTPLLLKTLAYQGWTHDKVRLRLETGYMPTNLVDRRSFEIDQTMDDVILVQGHALSPHTAEEFVAPCIIPRTIHKLTFSTDSMEEGVLPPQLLVVPNKEVIIEEDTKRRNSLYGGIGPSTTSLCLQHAAQRRSSHNLLAKKSSSSIFRRPKSGKAKSVSIALPSLETASDGTTRRRTDLQPITDPAELTL